The Opitutales bacterium genome includes a region encoding these proteins:
- a CDS encoding mechanosensitive ion channel translates to MVTFLQEIFVNLKASPTFAAVLAQVLSVILALLLAYAANYLAKRLINQYLTAFAKKTKNQWDDLLLEKRVITRLSHIVPMVVITLSAPLIFPEDSVILGVVETLASVYLIVVVLAVIDAVLNVAVVAYSRISQTRKIPVKGFVQAIKLVVFCVGLIFIVSSIIGKSPAVLVTGLGAMTAVLLLVFRDPIMGLVAGIQLSVNNMVSTGDWIEMPQKGADGDVIDVSLTTVKVQNWDKTITSIPTYALISESFKNWRGMKEIGGRRIKRRLHIDMNSVKFLSEQEIEGFKRFSPIKDYLEAKLEDIRQHHESLGADLKGPRANLRSLTNVGTFRAYCVAWLKSKPEIHPDLTFLIRQLQPTGEGLPIEIYLFTKTTVWAEYEAIQADIFDHLIAVMPEFGLKVFQSPTGQDFQRL, encoded by the coding sequence ATGGTCACTTTTCTTCAGGAGATATTTGTTAACCTCAAAGCCAGCCCCACCTTTGCTGCGGTGCTTGCACAGGTCTTATCCGTCATTCTTGCACTGCTGTTGGCCTATGCCGCCAACTACCTCGCCAAGCGCCTCATCAATCAATACCTGACGGCCTTTGCCAAGAAGACCAAAAACCAATGGGACGACCTGCTCCTCGAAAAGCGGGTCATCACGCGACTGTCCCACATCGTGCCCATGGTGGTCATCACCCTGTCGGCCCCGCTGATCTTTCCGGAAGACAGTGTTATCCTCGGAGTCGTCGAGACCCTTGCGTCGGTTTACCTGATCGTCGTCGTGCTCGCCGTCATCGATGCCGTGTTAAACGTCGCCGTTGTCGCATACAGCAGGATCAGCCAGACGCGAAAAATCCCAGTCAAAGGCTTCGTCCAGGCCATCAAACTCGTTGTATTCTGCGTTGGCCTGATCTTCATTGTTTCCTCCATCATAGGAAAATCCCCCGCCGTCTTGGTCACAGGTCTCGGTGCCATGACCGCGGTGCTTTTGTTGGTGTTTCGCGATCCGATCATGGGCCTCGTCGCCGGAATCCAGCTATCGGTCAATAATATGGTGAGCACCGGGGATTGGATCGAAATGCCACAAAAGGGGGCCGATGGTGACGTCATCGACGTCAGCCTGACCACCGTCAAGGTGCAGAACTGGGATAAGACCATTACATCGATCCCCACCTATGCACTCATATCCGAGTCGTTCAAAAACTGGCGCGGCATGAAGGAAATCGGAGGCCGCCGCATCAAGCGACGCCTCCACATCGACATGAATTCAGTCAAGTTTTTAAGCGAGCAAGAGATCGAAGGTTTCAAACGCTTCAGCCCCATAAAAGACTACCTCGAAGCCAAACTTGAGGACATCCGCCAGCATCATGAATCCCTGGGCGCCGACCTAAAGGGGCCCCGTGCCAACCTGCGCAGTTTGACCAACGTCGGGACTTTCCGCGCCTACTGTGTCGCTTGGCTCAAGTCTAAGCCCGAGATCCATCCCGACCTCACCTTCCTCATCCGCCAACTTCAGCCCACAGGTGAAGGCCTACCCATAGAGATCTATCTTTTCACCAAGACAACCGTCTGGGCCGAATACGAAGCGATCCAAGCCGACATCTTCGACCACCTCATCGCCGTCATGCCAGAGTTTGGCCTAAAAGTCTTCCAAAGCCCCACCGGCCAGGACTTTCAGAGACTGTAG
- a CDS encoding alpha-glucosidase/alpha-galactosidase: protein MTKITLIGAGSVVFAKNLIGDILQHPALENVHIALMDIDARRLKVAKTVADKIASQLKVPATISATLDLEEACRGAKYAVTTIQVGGYRPSTVVDFEIPKKYGLKQTIADTLGVGGVFRSLRTIPPLINVAKTLQNVGAADPLLLNYSNPMAMNMWAIDRATGIDSVGLCHSVQGTSRQISKHCGLDYDDVTYKVAGINHMAFFLDFKYRGQDAYPLLFKALEDPKTFSMNKVRFEMMRRLGYFVTQSSEHQAEYNPYFIHHGDEMIEKFDIPIDEYIRRCESIIATWEKTEARMVNPNAKVEIKKSLEYGSEIINSCETGELSVIYGNVPNTRLITNLPEGCCVEVPCLVDKQGIQPTHIGDLPPQLAAICQTNINVQALTVEAALTGKREHIYHAVMSDPHTAATLTLDQIWKMCDEMIEQHQKDGVLGEFSPTRHNTGRSVDSLKRVVAKIESRKAIDLADHDSVELVLVAENETQAPFDSEIQIMTCTGYSIENEGKMRLSLGIDERIEIPLKVQRTSGNEDGLEVWIEHNRIDCVCIALRVPHRQRIELNELNKEAKIEVLFSSDVVATGLAKPTQSGWTFQFRVSDTDIQVDKERPWKGSLLKILVASEDETDKFGKQILVLPDPENPVIRDREYNDLTGKIDLELDVDKGGYDIRLDIPQSLLPVEKGQPLLLDIVTIVTALGDVHGKTQSSWQNSGGLSAGIDHFAIVIPEAIPSNA from the coding sequence GGAAGCGTCGTCTTTGCAAAGAACCTCATCGGAGATATTCTTCAGCACCCGGCTCTCGAAAACGTCCACATTGCGCTCATGGACATCGACGCGCGACGCCTCAAAGTGGCCAAAACCGTTGCTGACAAAATAGCGAGCCAACTGAAGGTCCCTGCCACTATCTCAGCAACGCTCGACCTCGAAGAAGCCTGCCGTGGCGCAAAATACGCAGTGACTACAATCCAAGTCGGTGGCTATCGTCCCTCGACCGTAGTCGACTTCGAAATTCCAAAGAAATACGGCTTAAAACAGACCATCGCCGACACCCTAGGCGTGGGCGGCGTATTTCGCTCATTGCGCACGATACCTCCGCTCATCAACGTCGCAAAAACGCTCCAAAACGTAGGCGCAGCAGACCCACTGCTTCTCAATTACAGCAACCCGATGGCCATGAACATGTGGGCGATCGATCGTGCTACTGGTATTGATAGCGTCGGGCTCTGCCATTCCGTTCAGGGAACATCGAGACAAATCAGCAAACACTGTGGGCTCGATTACGACGATGTCACCTATAAGGTAGCAGGCATCAATCACATGGCCTTCTTCCTCGATTTCAAATATCGAGGACAAGATGCCTACCCACTCTTGTTCAAAGCGCTGGAAGACCCGAAAACATTCTCCATGAACAAGGTCCGTTTTGAGATGATGCGTCGTCTCGGTTACTTCGTCACCCAATCTTCGGAGCACCAAGCCGAATACAATCCTTACTTTATCCATCACGGTGATGAGATGATAGAAAAGTTCGACATCCCGATCGATGAGTACATTCGCCGCTGCGAGTCGATAATAGCCACCTGGGAAAAGACCGAGGCGCGGATGGTAAACCCAAATGCCAAGGTTGAGATTAAAAAGTCCTTGGAATACGGATCCGAGATCATCAACTCCTGCGAGACAGGGGAACTCTCCGTCATCTATGGCAATGTCCCGAACACACGCCTAATCACCAACCTCCCAGAGGGTTGCTGTGTCGAGGTGCCTTGTCTCGTCGACAAACAAGGTATCCAACCCACACACATTGGCGACCTTCCACCCCAGCTCGCAGCCATCTGCCAAACAAACATCAACGTCCAAGCTCTGACGGTTGAAGCCGCATTAACCGGTAAACGTGAGCATATTTATCATGCTGTCATGTCCGATCCCCACACAGCGGCCACCCTCACTCTCGACCAGATCTGGAAAATGTGTGATGAAATGATTGAGCAACACCAGAAGGATGGTGTTCTCGGCGAATTTTCTCCGACACGCCACAACACAGGCCGCTCAGTCGACTCTTTGAAACGCGTCGTCGCGAAAATCGAATCCCGAAAGGCGATTGATCTGGCTGATCATGACTCTGTCGAACTCGTGCTGGTAGCCGAAAACGAAACACAGGCGCCATTTGACAGCGAGATACAGATCATGACTTGCACGGGCTACAGTATTGAAAACGAAGGAAAAATGAGACTCAGCCTTGGGATAGACGAGCGAATCGAGATTCCATTGAAAGTCCAACGCACATCTGGAAACGAGGATGGCCTAGAAGTGTGGATCGAGCATAATCGTATAGACTGTGTCTGCATTGCATTAAGGGTCCCGCACCGCCAACGTATCGAACTCAATGAGCTCAACAAGGAAGCTAAAATCGAAGTCTTGTTCAGCAGCGATGTTGTCGCTACCGGATTAGCCAAACCCACTCAATCGGGGTGGACCTTCCAGTTTCGTGTGTCAGATACCGATATCCAGGTAGACAAGGAACGTCCATGGAAAGGCAGTTTGCTGAAGATCCTAGTCGCCTCGGAAGATGAGACCGACAAGTTTGGAAAGCAGATCCTCGTGCTTCCGGACCCAGAAAACCCTGTCATCCGTGACCGTGAATATAACGATTTGACAGGAAAAATAGACCTGGAACTTGATGTAGACAAAGGTGGTTACGACATCAGACTCGATATCCCTCAATCCCTACTGCCGGTCGAAAAAGGACAGCCCTTGCTTCTAGATATCGTAACCATCGTAACCGCGCTTGGAGATGTCCACGGCAAAACTCAGTCTAGCTGGCAAAATTCGGGAGGACTGAGTGCAGGCATTGATCACTTCGCCATTGTGATCCCCGAGGCCATACCCTCGAACGCTTAG